The Diabrotica undecimpunctata isolate CICGRU chromosome 3, icDiaUnde3, whole genome shotgun sequence genome includes the window tagttatttatcaactaggaataatgaagaaaataaacctttaaataaaatgagaacacttcactatattttcattttttttgagttcataatcatttccgttgtcttgaaagtaggtataataaaaattggtacaaccttaatctgctctgtttcttttcttatttaatcagtcaccaaataaaccattgattcggctACATCCGATATCAATTCACCACCATCCTAGAgaagaggggttaggtattccataaaaagataccgctactgggccatgatctggaataactccataccaatactatcttgcgacaagTATTAGAAATAAGTCAGCATTacagcctctccaataagggtctaaaaaaataaatatctatctgaaatatggacaagaaaaggatttattagctCACCTCTAAATGAGACCCAATTCGGAAACACGTCTTAATGGTTGGACATTCTTAAGAGAAAAGAGGGGGACGCTATTCTTGCGCTCTCTGAAATTGAGCGTGGGTGACAAGTTGATGAataggctcatctaccggatatatttgggaattacagaagaatccttgagtcggctacaggtaggtacttgacagatagatggggttagaagttttatttaaaaaaaaataatcgaaatatattgatatataatgagtttcttttaaatcttttgaaacggttacaagtttcgagatgtggtgctaccgtcgaatgctgaagataacttgggttgaaagagtcacaaactttgaagtaatgcgaaggataggaaaaggcccagaaattttgtcaacgatcaaacgaagaaaactcgaatatttgggtcacctgatgagaggacataaatacgtattacttcaaaatataatgcaaggaaaaatagaaggaaaacggaatccaggccgtagaagaatgtcatggctacgtaatttgagagagtggtttggctgtaccactaatgaactctttaggtcagtgtaaacaaggtcaggatagccttgatgatttccaatctccgataggagtggcacaataagaagaagaagcatctTGATAATATAGAGGTAGCATCTTTTATTAGACCGTCCACATCGAGTGTTATAAACGTGAAATTGTTCTAGATAACTGATCACCATAAGACAATCAACTCTCACTTATAGCTCCACATGCGATACTCTGAAAAGTACTACAGGCTAGAACtacattggtctgcaggctaaacgtAGTGAgggtattttgaaaaattaatcgAATGATTGCGGGTAAAAACACTGTACATGTACATGTACTGGCCAACAGCTTCAGGTGTAATAGACGGTAAGTGAGACGTCACCAAGACGAATCCGTCTTGAAGGCGGATATATTAAGTAAATGGTTAACGGCTTGAGGATGCAGAAAGCAGGAAAAAACCACTTTATGAAGGATCCGTAGTAGATAGACTATGTATATCTGAGCGCAACCCCTAAATCgcatcccctaaaatcgcaacccccggtcgtaagttccaaacggcttaacgtaggatgacgtacgagggctcgttggaaaggggatgaaaaatggggttgaacgcagtatgtgccgtgcgcatcggagcatgccaaaaggtcattacgtcatatctttgtttctattggtccgatcggggcgtacgagggctcgttggaacggggaggagacggggacacaaaaaacaaagatggcgacgttgccaaatgggcgctaaaacgtatcttcgttgctattggcctgattttgacgcatgaggtgtcaaatgaaagcgtaggtgacacacacacacacagaagccatgtcaacgatcagtatgaacattattcttcttcttcttgtccatACAGTGCCTAATAGAACGTGTCATTCGAgacaggacgtgacatttgacgtagaacgtgaaatgccacgtgacattcgacgcaggacgtgacattcgacgtagaacgtgacagttatgtgacattcaacgcaggacgttgCTTAACATACATACAGagtaatggaatttaaataaaaacaacatcAGCATAAACGGAGCATTTTTATTCGTATatagttacaattttgtttaacaaagttcttaattgttttaatagcccGTCGTTGGGGCAGGGTATCCCAAAAAGTTCCCAGCTAAACGTTCCTGCTGCTACAACTTTACGTGTGTATTCGCTGTACTTATAATAGGTGTTGTtctgaaaaaagtaaataaacccatcagtatagcggaatgctgatgttattgtATCTGGTAGTCCGGGTAAGAGATAATTCATGGGTCCACGGTTTAAGACATCTCCAGCTTCATTAAATTCAATATAAGAATCatcattgtataataaatacgtttgaccgctgtttgtttgaaataatgcatttattttggttctcgcaggtatagaaggaaacataaaacgTTTTTGAAGTTTTAAATTGGGGAAAGATGCAGCGTAATACTGATTATTGCGTATAGTTACTAAGTGTCCCTCGGAATTCTGAAAAACATGTGAAACGTGCGTAGACCTCAACTCTTTAGGGAGATAATCGGTAATTAATTCGGGATGTTTTGGAAGGCGCATTtcatttaaatcaaacttccatATATACGGACCATATCCAACGTACATTCTATAATTTGGAAACTGAGGAGAAGTAGCTAGAAACATGAAATCTGGATACGGAATTAGacataatatgttttgtattgcAGGTGTGGTCGTTGTTGTTGTTGGCAAAGAGGTCCTGTGTTtgatggtagatgttttcgacatATGGTTCTTGTTGTGCGAAAGTGGTGTTTGTGCTAGCGTAACTGGTGTTGTTGTTGGTATGTAAGAGGGTGTTGTTTTTGGTCCATATAGATTACTCATtgcctttttatcatcatcaccaaAAGGTGGTACATCTTGTTGATACCAAGGATACATAATAGACGAATCAATAGTACTGTGTGCTAGTCCGAGAGAATGACCAATTTCATGCATTAGGACAGCCAAAAAATTGACTTCACCATTGGGAGCGCTGCCATTTCCTACATACCATCGTTCACTAACATCAAGATGAATTTCGGTACACTCTCCGTGTGCGCTTGGAAAGTATGCGTGAGCCAATACTTTTCCAGGACCATCGAAATTAAATGAACATTTAGAGGTTCCTTGACAACTTGCTCGAAAATTATGAGTATCTGGTACCACAGTTATAGTAATATCAGGCCTCGGAGAAGGTATTATTACttgtttaaactttaaattagataTTGTCTCCCATCTAGCGAAAGCTTCTGCAGCAAGATTTATATAATCGGGATTACTAATAGCCTGAGGGAAATACCAGCGTAAAGTCGTTTTATTCCACTTCGAACGAATGGCATAGTTATTGTCACCAACAGAACATCGAGGCTTATTCATCATCATATTTATAGTATCATTATTTAATGTTCCAGTCACAGGGAGATTGTATTTTTCCTGAAAGGCAACTAGAACCATATCTATACTAGAAAGAGCATTATTTGATGTATTTAGATATCCGAAACGTTtaagaaaagaactagcatactCCAGAGTGCTATTCTGTGCACACACAGACacagagagcaacaataagacatgtaaacagaccagcatcttgatttatactaatttccaaaaattggtactatagttatttatacaaaattcacaaaaacagaattatatactgaaatatttaaaatataataataatatgttaaaatagTGCATTTGTTAGCAAACAGGATGAAGCCTCGTGATAACGCGGTACCGCATAATTCAAAACACGTAAACAAGTgtgataacaaattttattttaatcattggaAAAACAAGTACACCGGAAAGAAAACCGCAGTTgctacattttgtaaaatatatgatgataaCAGCAACCACATTAACAAAATTCTAAATTGATAACAACGATTCGCTTACCGCAATATCTATTTATTGTATACCATAAAAATtagttgaagaaataaaaataaatatataaatatgagcaTTTCTAGAACACAAGGTGTTGCTTATCAATGAAACGAATCAGTTGATGGTACCGTAGGCGCATTAGGTTGGCGCAACTTGGGCTCGCGTGGGGCGATATGCTGCTCTGTTCTTTAAAAGACCGAGGAGCGCATACGGTGTCACAGTTCGCATCGCAAAcatacaacaacaacaacaagttCGCAGTAGTCAATACGGTGTGCAGTGACTTACATATATCTGATAAAGGTAAGCGGTTTTTGTCTTTTGTATATTTCtatgtatttattatgtcctttttatcATTGTATTTTATGAGAATTGTACATCTCTCTGGTCGTTTTTCATGcagtattttatgaaaaatgtatactgttttttgtatttattatgtcctttttatcTATTTGGGTGTTGAAAAAAATTTCACGTCTGCTATTTTTTATAAGAAGTATTCTCCGCTGTTCGTATTTCGATTTCTTGTAGTATATGGTTCTTCTCTATTGCCGAGTATGTAATGCATCTCTCCATTCACGTTAAGCGGAAAAACTATAGTTTGTTCTATTGTTGTTGTAGATGGATCTATCAAAACTAAATAATTCATCCTTGGTTGCAGAACGTAAgccaataaaaaaacttaaagatctGCAAATTGGAGAAAAATTTACCATTCACAGTGCAAAGGTGGTAACAACACAATTTGGGGAGACAGTTCTGCTGGATTTGGGCGCTGAAGTTGTTTTCTTACCACAGCGGGTAACCAAAGCCTACCAAGCAGCAATAACGGACCTCAACAGCGGAAACTATTCGCTGATATACGAAGGGGAAGTTGATATTGGAAAAAGCAGACTCCTAGCATCCTTTAAGATAGTTGAATAAGGTAAGtgattttttcttattgtttGTCTGTGTGAGTAGCCATAGCCATGCATATAAAACAAGTGATTAAACAGTCTGATGATTTGATGCACATTATTAAAAAgcttagtaaaataattttcgataAATTCACTGAAAGAGATCGTAAAGTTTGGACAAGACGGTTAAATAGTCAAATGTTTAGATGcagtaaagtaattaaaaacaatagactatccgtaggaacagttagaaaattgcaaacttacataggacattttaagcattttagacaaattattttaaatttcaataataagtacgttgggttggggcttaattcaaaattacacaatagagttaaatgggaaaatgtTATTTCGTGTTTTGCTAGTCGAATTAAAACTGGAGTTATAGTTAATTTAGTGCATAAGGACTTAACACAGTTCCTAaatgattgttatattatttttagtagaaaaattaaaattattttaaaaacaaatagaattcttaaagtcaatactacattttgcggcgaattcattaaaaaatcgagtgataccgaaagtttagatttaaaatattttaacactaaaaatgctattatagacacatcgaccgatttacatctttggtttagtgaaaatgttaaggataaaatttttacaaagctgtctgaatttgcagaaaaagatTCGGGTGCTGCTCTGTCTAAAGTAATTTCATtagaagttaatattaataaagtagaaATAGGAAACGGTTCATCGTTCATTGACTTGCCAATAGAGATTCAGAAAAAACGAGCGTGCATTAATGTGCATAACGTTGATCAGGCTTGTTTTTATTGGTCAATAGTTAGCGCTTTGTGTCCTGTTACTAAGGATCCACAGAGAGTTTCGAAATATCCACATTATTCTACTGTTTTGCAAACAGACAAATTAGAAAGCCCAATGCCATTAagtcaaatttcaaaatttgaaaaatcaaaCGCCATATCTGTCAATGTGTTTGCATTAGAATTAAACGTAGTGAAGGACAAACAATTTTATGAAGTAGTACCTGCCAGACTGACaccgcaaaagatggaaaagcatGTTAATTTGCTCCTAATACAGGATAAATATTTCCCAAAGTTAAACGATTACGATGCTCCTCCAGAAGATGATGATGATCAGACTGAAATACGCCttcattattgttggattaaagaTTTAGGAAAATTAGTAAGATCACAATTGAACAAAAACacacgtaaaaaatatatttgcgatcgttgtttaaactattttcacaGCGAAAGCAAACTAGCAGAGCACGAAGAAATGTGTTCAGATGTGAATAAATGCAAAATGACTGTTCCCAAATATGACCATGTGGCTTTTCGCAATTTTACATACAAACAAACAACTCCGTTTATAGTTTATGCTGATTTTGAATGCcaattacataattttacagATTCAAATGTCTCATTGAGTAAAACagcaaaatatcagaaacatgtaccttttagtgcaggttattatttgaaatgtgcttacgatgatagtttatcttattttaatagctatagaggtgaaaattgcatggagtggttcgcaaaagaaatggccgaaatttccaaatttgtaaattccaaaataaagacaattgtACCTATGGTCGAAAAGCCCAACACAAATATGGCAACTGTTTGCCATATTTGCGAAAAACGCTTTTTGGCTACAGATACAATTGTTGTAGATCACGATCATTTTACGGGACAAGTACGGGGATTTGCGCACCAAGCATGtaatttgaactttaaaaaattgtttgtcgtCCCAATCGTATTTCATAATTTTAGTGGCTACGACTCGCATTTTATGATTATAGATCTTTGCAAGCATGGGCACTTGAGCTTACTTcccattaataaagaaaaatatatttcatttacattacaatctgacgaacatcaaattaaattacgatttattGATTCACTTAGATTTATGGGAGCTTCACTCGATGAATTGGCATCTCTTTTAGATATATCagaaaagaagattttaaaacgagaatttagtcaattagataatgatacatttaatttgttaacttgtaaaggagtattttgttacgattatattgatagtttggaaaaattggatgaaacttctttaccctcaattaaccatttttatagtaagttaaataatgaatacattagtgaagagaagtatgctcatgcccaaaatgtttggcagaaatttaattgtaaaaatttggggGGATACAgcgatttgtatttaaaaacagatattctgctgttggctgatgtgtttgagcagtttcgacaaaaatgtcgagacacaTATAAATTAGATCCAGCATGGTATTATACTATGCCAGGATACACTTGGGATTGTATGTTGAGATACACACAATGTAAATTAGAATTGCTAAAAGATGTGGATATGATCTTGTTTATGGAAAAAGCCATAAGAGGTGGGATATCTGTTTGTAGCAACAGATATTCGGAGGCCAACAACAAATACATTTCGTCGTATGATCCCACACGGCCCTCTAAGTACATCCTCTATTTAGATGTAAACAATCTGTATGGCTGGGCCATGAGTGAAGCTTTACCAATAGGAGGATTCAAGTGGATCGAAGACGTAACCAAATTTGGTGTTGGTAATCTTCCCGAAGGCCATATAGATATTATGTCAATACAGGATGATGCAAAGGAGGgctattttttccaagttgactTGGAGTATCCACGCGAATTACACGACAAacataaagattttccatttGCTGCCGAACACCGCATTCCGCCCGGTTCAAAATTGCCAAAGTTAATACCAACTTTATAtcacaaaaccaaatatattatgCATTATAGAAATCTTAAACAG containing:
- the LOC140436141 gene encoding uncharacterized protein, which produces MHIKQVIKQSDDLMHIIKKLSKIIFDKFTERDRKVWTRRLNSQMFRCSKVIKNNRLSVGTVRKLQTYIGHFKHFRQIILNFNNKYVGLGLNSKLHNRVKWENVISCFASRIKTGVIVNLVHKDLTQFLNDCYIIFSRKIKIILKTNRILKVNTTFCGEFIKKSSDTESLDLKYFNTKNAIIDTSTDLHLWFSENVKDKIFTKLSEFAEKDSGAALSKVISLEVNINKVEIGNGSSFIDLPIEIQKKRACINVHNVDQACFYWSIVSALCPVTKDPQRVSKYPHYSTVLQTDKLESPMPLSQISKFEKSNAISVNVFALELNVVKDKQFYEVVPARLTPQKMEKHVNLLLIQDKYFPKLNDYDAPPEDDDDQTEIRLHYCWIKDLGKLVRSQLNKNTRKKYICDRCLNYFHSESKLAEHEEMCSDVNKCKMTVPKYDHVAFRNFTYKQTTPFIVYADFECQLHNFTDSNVSLSKTAKYQKHVPFSAGYYLKCAYDDSLSYFNSYRGENCMEWFAKEMAEISKFVNSKIKTIVPMVEKPNTNMATVCHICEKRFLATDTIVVDHDHFTGQVRGFAHQACNLNFKKLFVVPIVFHNFSGYDSHFMIIDLCKHGHLSLLPINKEKYISFTLQSDEHQIKLRFIDSLRFMGASLDELASLLDISEKKILKREFSQLDNDTFNLLTCKGVFCYDYIDSLEKLDETSLPSINHFYSKLNNEYISEEKYAHAQNVWQKFNCKNLGGYSDLYLKTDILLLADVFEQFRQKCRDTYKLDPAWYYTMPGYTWDCMLRYTQCKLELLKDVDMILFMEKAIRGGISVCSNRYSEANNKYISSYDPTRPSKYILYLDVNNLYGWAMSEALPIGGFKWIEDVTKFGVGNLPEGHIDIMSIQDDAKEGYFFQVDLEYPRELHDKHKDFPFAAEHRIPPGSKLPKLIPTLYHKTKYIMHYRNLKQALANGLILTKIHKVLKFNQSAWLRPYIELNTNLRAAATNSFEKNLFKLMNNAVFGKTMENQRRHRIVKLCKKWHGRYGAKNLIASSRFHSRTIFSENLVAIELKKSEVCFNKPLYIGAAILDISKLCMYDFHYNFMLPTMGEKNCSLLYMDTDSFIYELQCSDAYREVLKAHPSKFDTSDYAENNPYEIERRMWKCNSCHLLGITTTTVTRVMTEFVDTHSGNDTDIPSYSIILASFSSLMIATISLSRDVLPASFEATNSLRRSTNSFGSSQ